GTTAACAGGTTACTATTTATATATTACTAAATTAGTTACTTTATTGTGCAGACCTGAAAGCGAAGAAGTAATTAGAAGTTAACCAACCCTAACCACACGTTAGGGCTTTTTTTATGCAAAAAAACACGCTAAACATAAGCTTAGCGTAATTGTTATATCAATTCGTTTTTCTTCTCTTTTAACACAGTGATAGCATTTTCCAGTGCTTTTCGAACATCTTTTTCTATATCTACATGCGTTTCATTTTCAAACCTATTAAATGTAAAAGGAAGCACTTCAATATTCGCACATTCAAACTCTTTAATTAAGCAGTACAACTCAAATTCTTGTGCAGGAAATGACAACTTATACTTATCTAATAAGTGTTTAAATCCAGCAAGATCGTCATAACTTTTTTCCAATTCTGCTAGCTCGATGAAAACATCAAATGTAGATATTCCTGCACACATTGAGAGTGCGCGCAAGAATGAAACAGAATACTTGTTTAACTCTTTTTTATTGTAATCGTTCAATGTGTTTTGCGAGATACCAGTCAGTTTGCTTAACTGATACCTCGTTTTACTGTGTTTTTTTAAGAATTCATCTAATAGTTTTATTGACATATTTTTAGTTCAACTCACTTTTTATAATTACTTCTTGTTTATCGTGTTTTTCCTTATCTTCATCTGTAGCTAGTTTAAAATCATCTTCATTAGTTACTACAAAGTTAATATAATAAGTTTCATCTTCAATATCCAAACGTGTCGAGTGAACTAAAGTTTCATCTAAATATAGCTTGTCATCATCGAGCAGGCAAAGTGCTACTGCATACGCTTCATTTTTTGTAATAACTAAGTAGTCAGAGTCATTAAGTAAATCCTGCGAAAACGCTGGTGTTTGTTCTAATTCTTTACTGATAATTGCTTCAAATTCATTCATCGCGTCATAATATCTTTTTTGTGCTGTTGTTATTGTCATTTTAATCACATTCCTTTTCTATAATATAATTTTAAGCTGCTGTTTGTGGAAACAAGTCATTGTGTAGTTTAACTGCTTTCATTGCACAAGCCCAAACACTTAAGCCGAAATGCTGTTTAGTTTCATCTTTTACACTAGTGAATTTTTCATCATCTGAAATATTAAAACGTAATCCTAGTTTTCTTTCAGCCCAATTCCAAGCTTTAAGTTCTTCGCTTTTAGAGATGTGTTTGATCTCTTTTTCTACTTCTTTAACTTCTTCTTTTGCTTTAGACCAAGCGGCTTTTAAACATACGGAGAAAGTTTTTTCTTTGTCTGTGTAACTTACCCATTCGATATCACTTAACCAAACATTGCTATCAGTGAACCAGTTCCAAGCTTGTTTCATAATTTCTGCCTTGTTAAACATTGTGTATTCCTCCCGTTCCTTTACTATATATATATTATACTACGAATAATCGTAGTAGTCAATAGTTTTATTAAATTTATTTTAAAATAAAAACCCCGAAATTTTTCATTCAGGGCTATTGTCTAATGAAATTATTTCAGTTTTTCTTTGCTTTATTGCAATTTCTAGTTCTTCCAAGTCTTCTAAAGTGGCTTTTTTCTTAATAAAAGATCGCGCAGCTGAACGGCTTTTTAAATAGTTTGCATGTTCTTTGTTCTTGCTTTGCCATTCCTTATTTGCTTTCAACTGCGCGTCAGAGGTCGTTTTTTTCGTCATAATTAATCACTTCCTAATTTTTATTAAGTACACTAGACAAGCTAATGTAGTCAGTATAGCAATGATGGTCAATGCTATATTCTGAAAGTAACTAGCGAGTCCGTTAACACAGATAACAATTAATATAACCCAGATATATTTATTCATAATTTATGAAAGACGTGATATACTTTTAATAGAGGGAGGGGAGTTTCACCCCTCTGATTTAGCGGTTCTTGTCTTTATCATTCTTGTGTATTGTTGTCAGCGCTACTACAAGAGTGATAATTTCAAGGACTGTTTTTATTTCCTCTAAAACATCTTTCACTTTCTCAACTCTTTCTATATTTATATTATAATACATGTATTATATAATTGCAAGTGTTTTAAAAATTTGTGGCATGATTTGTGGCAATCGCATTATAAATGGCTATATATCAACACATATTAATCCCTCTCAGGACGTTAATAGCTATATTAAATAAATCTCTAAAACGTTGAAAACCCTTGATACTAAAGGGTGGATGAACGGGTTGGAGATTTTTTTATCTTATAATACCCGTTTTATTCCATTGTTTTTGTGGCATTTGTGGTATTTTGATTCGTTTTTAGAGTGGAAAAACATCTGCTTTGGACTGATTATGTTGACGCAATTTAGAACTTAAATGACTGTAATAGTATAATGTCGTACTAACATCTGCAGAAACGTATATAATACGCCCATATTTATTAAATTAGATTATCATAACCAAAATCTAATTCAACAAAAATTAGGCTGTAAATCACCGATAGAGTATCGGCAATCTATAGCCTAATTAATTGCTTTTTTTATTACTGTCTCAGTTTAAGGGCAATTCCAAGTGATTCTTTACGTTTATGTTTATATTTAGTTTCCTATTCATCAGACAATAAGTCTTCAGGGGATATTTGGTATTTATTTTGCTTTGTTATATCAGCTCCATTTTCCAATAAAACAGCTATAGATTTAGCTTCTTTAGGTAGCTCCATTGCTGCACGCCATAACGGAGTATTCCCATTACTATCTTCTGCATCAACCATTACTCCTTTTGAAATCAAGTACTCAACTATTTCAGCATAGTCATGCATCGCAGCTAGATGTAATGCTGTCATTCCATTTTTATCCTGTAAATTCAAATTACTACCTTTTTTAATTAAATATTCGATAACGCTCATTTTTCTTTCAACGACTGCTGACATTAACAAAGAACGATTATCTCGATCCACACTATCTATACCATATTTAGTTAGAAAATCGTCAATCTTAGAAAAGTTATTACTTAGTAGTACTGAATATAACTCATTTTCATTAAACATATGTTGCACCTCTTTGTATTATTTTTTCTTTGCTGTTGGTTTCCTTATATGAGTTTTTATAACCAATTTATACGTACTAAATCTCTCGAATTTTACTGATTATCTTATACTATACCAATTATTTTGCAATTTTAGTAGGTTTTCTAATTTTTCAATAAGTGTATAGATATCTTGATTCTTGTTTTCTTCCATAATATAACAAAATAAAACTCAATTAAAAAGCGTACTTAATAGTATGTTTTTTTTATTTTTATGACCCAAAAGAAAATTCTAATTGTAGTAGTTATGCAAGCTATAAAAAATTTGCATCCGTTCTTTGACAACTGAATAAGAAGACGCTCCAATACGATTCAATTTTTAATGAGCAAGAAAAAACACAACCACTTCTGCTACGGGTGAAATGAGCAGAAGTAAAAAGTACATTGACTAAAAACAAAAGGGAGAAACAGACAAATGAATAGTCAAAAAAAGAAGGCTAAAAAAGGAAAAATAATCGCAATGGTGATAGTAGTTCTGATATTAATCAATCAATTTCAACCATTCAATGCAATAGCGGCTGCACTTCGCCTCGATGAAACAGGTTATTTTTACACGGGGATTAGTTTTACTAATGGGCAAAAGTTAGAAAATAAAGATATTTGGAATATGAAAATGGATGGCAAAGATGTCTTTTGTATCGATTCTGCAGCACCAGCGAATACAGAGGATGGCTATAGTGCGGAAACTTATACAGGTGAGAAGAAAGACTTATTATCTAAAGTTGCTTATTACGGCTTTACGCAGTCTGAACAAAGTTACAAAGATTTTGCGACTACGCAATTACTTATTTGGGAAGTGCTTGGTGAACAATTAGAGTGGACATAATTACCTAACTATTGGTCAGATAGAGACGACATTTTAGCAAAGGTGAGAAAGCATGATACTCAGCCATCATGGGATACACAGACAATAACTTTGATTGAAGGGCAAGAGTTTGAACAAGCAGATACAAACAGTGTGACAGATATACTCAATATCACAAGCAATGCGACGGGAATCCAAGTTACAAAGAGCGGGAATACACTCAAATTAAAAGCAGATAAAAATTCTAAATCAGGAGAAATTATGTTTTCTAAAGTTCCAGATTCTGCTTTAGGAACATCGATTCTTTATAAGAAAGCAGACCGACAAAGTTTGGTAGATTTTTATTTACAAGATACTGGGAAGGCTAAGCTGAAAGTAAACGTGAAAAAACTCGGCGGTGTGCGGGTGAAGAAAATAGATCCCCAAACAAATAAAGCCCTGCCAAACACAACGATTAAATTTGAATATGGAAATACATCTAAAACAGTTGTGACAGATGCAAATGGCATTGCGGAACTTGTTGGAATTCCAGAAGGGACACAAGTGAAAATTTCAGAATTATTAGCTCCAAGTGGTTATCACAATATTGGAGAAGTTAAAACAACCATCATTAGACCAAGCGAAACAACAGAACTTATTTTTAATAATAATAAGCAAATGGGAACTGTTAAATTAACGAAAAGTGGACAAGAATTTGGCGCGGACATGCCAAATGACAACTACACTTTAAAAGATGCTTTATACGGGATTTATAACAGCAGTGATGAACGAGTAGGAGAATTAATTACAGATGAAAAAGGCTACGCAGAATCTAGTTCGCTTTCGTTGGGACAATATTATCTGCTAGAAGAAAAAGCCCCTTCTGGTTACCTCTTAAGTGAAGAAAAACTCCCCTTTGAAATCAAGTATGCTGGTCAAGACGTTGCTGTAACAAATACAGAAGTACAAGCAGTGGACGTGGAGCAAAAAGGCACTGCTAAATTAATTAAAGAAGACGCTGAAACAGGTGATATAGCACAAGGGAAAGCTACGTTAGATGGAGCAGTTTATGAATTATATCGTTCATCAGATGATAAGTTAATCGATACAGTGACGATTGAAAATGGCCAAGCGCAATCAGATAATTTATTGCTTGATAGTTATTATTGGCTAGAAAAAGAAGCGCCAACTGGTTATCTGTTAGACAAAGAGAAGCATGCTTTCGATTTAACCTATAACAGTGAAGCCGAAGTAGCTGATGTAACTGTCACGGTGAAGGAACAGGTCATCAAAGAAAAGATTAAAGTAATGAAATACGATGAGGCGACAAAAGAACCTATTAAGAATAATGCTGCTGCCTTTAAATTAAAAGATTTACAAACAGGTGAATTTATAGAGCATGATGGTCAATTAGAATTTATGACAGACCAGTCGGGTGAATTTGTGACAGAAGATTTACCATATGGCGAGTATGAATTGATAGAGATTATTGCTCCAACCAATTATCAGCGGAAGATGGAACCGACTAAAATAACCATTGACGGGAAACATAACGGTATTGTTGAAGTGAAAATTATGAACGCGGAAATACCTAAACCACTTTTGAAGAAATCAACACGTCATACGACAGATCCGACACGAAAAGCGACAGAAGTAAAATCCTTACCACTACTAGGAGATAAAGACGGTATTACGCTATTATTGATTGGTCTAGCACTCGTAGCAAGTAGTTTAGCCATTTATAGGAGCAAGAAATAAAAATAGCGTAGAAAGAAAAGAGAGAAGCCTGATAACTTAGGTTTCTCTCTTTTTTTGAAAACGTAACATCTATTTGAAGAGATTAAAACAGGAAAGGCTTACCAAAATATTTTATAATTTTCATAGAGAGGAGTTTAGCAAAACAGCATAGATTATATTGAAGGAATAGAAAGGCAAAAAAATATAGAAATTTGCTTTTTTTAACATTTTTTCAATATTATTGTCCCAAAAATAGTATTTAGTTGTAATAGTGATGTCGGGGGAAGTATGTCCTGACAATTTTATACGGGGGATAAATCAGGAGGTGAGTAGATGCATCTACAAGCGCACAAAAAACATAAACAACATGCCTTTGATAGCTACTGTAAAAAAATATTAAGGAATGAGACGAGAAATATCTACAAAGAAATTGAACGTCTAAAAAAATATGAAGTGTCCATGGAGAGTTTGTCAGAAAAAGAATTAGGTAAACATGTTATATATGAAAGTAACATGTCTAGTGAGTTTTTATTCTTCGTCGAAAATGTAGGTATGGTAATAGTAACGGGAGAAATCATCGCAGAAGCTATTAAATTATTACCAAAAGAAAAACAAGCTATCATATTACTCTCCTATATTCTCGGTATGTCTGATAGGAAAATTGCGGAAGAATTGAACTTAGTTAGACGCACTGTTTCACGCAGGAGAAATAGAACGTTAGCAGAATTAAAAAAGATAATGGAGGAAGACTAGAAATGAATGAAACAACGCAGAGAAAAAATAGACTAGTACCTTACGAAACAATTGTTGCTGCATCAGAGGGAGATATAGAAGCAATTGGAGCAGTTTTGGACCACTATACGGGCTATATTACAACATTATCTACAAGAGTATTATTTGATGAATATGGAAATCCGCACGCTTGTGTAGATGAAGATTTGCGGCGCAGAATCGAAGCGAAATTAGTTGCGAAATTGTTGCTGTTTAATGCTTCGTGAAACAGAAAAATATAATGTAATGAACGACAAAATCGGGAGTTAAAGTAAATAATTAAATTCTATTATTTTGAATGAAGCATTCGTTTATGTTTAAATATATTTTTTCTATTGTATTGGAGAGTTTTGAAAAACGTAACAGGAACAAAAGATGATGTGGGCTATGATTTAGTTCAATTGAGCAACAAAAGTATATATGGGGAGTCTAGGTTAGGAATCAGTTGATAAATGTTACTGATATGAAAGAGCTAAATTTAATAAAAAGAACTATTAGTGTAAAAAATGTAAGCACTAGTAGTTCTTTTTTTGTCACTTGATTTCTTGCTGCCAATAAAAATATAGTGTTAAATATTAACAGTTTCAATATAAAGAGCTAGCAAATATGGATCCTATTTACCCAATAGAACAACTCAATTGAATGCAAATGGAACTTTACAAATAATAACTTCCATTTGTATACTAAAGATACACATGAAAGTATTACATGATTTAACAAAGGATGAACGTAAATGCAAAGAAAAGTAGAAGAAATTAATCTTTTAGTTAGAGAGGCTCGCCTATGGTTTGACTTTGATATTTCATCATTTAATGGTCATGAACTTGAAATTATTGGTGGGATAGACCTTAGTTATTTTTATGAAATAGAAATTAAATTTAGCAATGTTAGTTTTTTGTCAGGATATACTTCCTTACATATAGACACTTCAAAAGATTTTCTTTTTGTACACAAAGGTAGTTATGAAACTTCGCGGATGAATCTTCCTAAAGTTAGAGATAATTCATATATCTTTGAATTTAAAACGGACGATATAGACGATCTACCTTTTATAGTTATGGCAGAGCAAATAGAATATAAATACGAGCGAGTAAATCTATAAAACTTACTGGAGGATAACAGCATGAATGAGGATGCAGTTCAATTAAATATTCTTGAGAGGATAAACATATGAACTATACATTTGATGAGCGGGTAACCAAAATACTACGACAAAATGATTGGTATCCCGATAGATCTATAAATATTAATAACTACCGTCGCATTTTAGAGGAGAAAAATTATTATTTGAATCAAGGTGCGGAGAGATTTTTAAGTAATATAGGTGGGTTAATCATAACGCATGAAGCTTACTCTGACATTAATGATAAGGATGTTTCGGTGTTTGATCCTTCTAAACCAACAGCGTGGCTAGATCCTGCATGGGTAAAAGAATGTTATGAGGACATCATAAAAGAAAAGTTATGCCCAGTTGGAGTTGGTTTTTCTGAGCATATGATCTTTTTCGTTTCCGAATCCGGTGGCTTTTACGGTGGCTATGATGACTATTTTTGCTTAATAGGTGACAGTGTGGAGAGTGGGCTGTTGAACTTATTTAAAGATCATAATTTTATTAGTTTGAATTAGTTCAAAATTTCAATGACGGAGTAGGTCTTCCTAGCAAAGCGAATACATCATTAAAAGTGCTACTTATGAAGCTCGGAACAAGCGAATTGTATG
The sequence above is drawn from the Listeria monocytogenes genome and encodes:
- a CDS encoding ankyrin repeat domain-containing protein; translation: MFNENELYSVLLSNNFSKIDDFLTKYGIDSVDRDNRSLLMSAVVERKMSVIEYLIKKGSNLNLQDKNGMTALHLAAMHDYAEIVEYLISKGVMVDAEDSNGNTPLWRAAMELPKEAKSIAVLLENGADITKQNKYQISPEDLLSDE
- a CDS encoding RNA polymerase sigma factor → MHLQAHKKHKQHAFDSYCKKILRNETRNIYKEIERLKKYEVSMESLSEKELGKHVIYESNMSSEFLFFVENVGMVIVTGEIIAEAIKLLPKEKQAIILLSYILGMSDRKIAEELNLVRRTVSRRRNRTLAELKKIMEED
- a CDS encoding AcrIIA2 family anti-CRISPR protein — protein: MTITTAQKRYYDAMNEFEAIISKELEQTPAFSQDLLNDSDYLVITKNEAYAVALCLLDDDKLYLDETLVHSTRLDIEDETYYINFVVTNEDDFKLATDEDKEKHDKQEVIIKSELN
- a CDS encoding helix-turn-helix domain-containing protein; translated protein: MNETTQRKNRLVPYETIVAASEGDIEAIGAVLDHYTGYITTLSTRVLFDEYGNPHACVDEDLRRRIEAKLVAKLLLFNAS
- the acrIIA1 gene encoding anti-CRISPR protein AcrIIA1 translates to MSIKLLDEFLKKHSKTRYQLSKLTGISQNTLNDYNKKELNKYSVSFLRALSMCAGISTFDVFIELAELEKSYDDLAGFKHLLDKYKLSFPAQEFELYCLIKEFECANIEVLPFTFNRFENETHVDIEKDVRKALENAITVLKEKKNELI
- a CDS encoding Cys-Gln thioester bond-forming surface protein is translated as MNSQKKKAKKGKIIAMVIVVLILINQFQPFNAIAAALRLDETGYFYTGISFTNGQKLENKDIWNMKMDGKDVFCIDSAAPANTEDGYSAETYTGEKKDLLSKVAYYGFTQSEQSYKDFATTQLLIWEVLGEQLEWT
- a CDS encoding collagen binding domain-containing protein; its protein translation is MIEGQEFEQADTNSVTDILNITSNATGIQVTKSGNTLKLKADKNSKSGEIMFSKVPDSALGTSILYKKADRQSLVDFYLQDTGKAKLKVNVKKLGGVRVKKIDPQTNKALPNTTIKFEYGNTSKTVVTDANGIAELVGIPEGTQVKISELLAPSGYHNIGEVKTTIIRPSETTELIFNNNKQMGTVKLTKSGQEFGADMPNDNYTLKDALYGIYNSSDERVGELITDEKGYAESSSLSLGQYYLLEEKAPSGYLLSEEKLPFEIKYAGQDVAVTNTEVQAVDVEQKGTAKLIKEDAETGDIAQGKATLDGAVYELYRSSDDKLIDTVTIENGQAQSDNLLLDSYYWLEKEAPTGYLLDKEKHAFDLTYNSEAEVADVTVTVKEQVIKEKIKVMKYDEATKEPIKNNAAAFKLKDLQTGEFIEHDGQLEFMTDQSGEFVTEDLPYGEYELIEIIAPTNYQRKMEPTKITIDGKHNGIVEVKIMNAEIPKPLLKKSTRHTTDPTRKATEVKSLPLLGDKDGITLLLIGLALVASSLAIYRSKK
- a CDS encoding SUKH-3 domain-containing protein, whose translation is MNYTFDERVTKILRQNDWYPDRSININNYRRILEEKNYYLNQGAERFLSNIGGLIITHEAYSDINDKDVSVFDPSKPTAWLDPAWVKECYEDIIKEKLCPVGVGFSEHMIFFVSESGGFYGGYDDYFCLIGDSVESGLLNLFKDHNFISLN
- the acrIIA3 gene encoding anti-CRISPR protein AcrIIA3 produces the protein MFNKAEIMKQAWNWFTDSNVWLSDIEWVSYTDKEKTFSVCLKAAWSKAKEEVKEVEKEIKHISKSEELKAWNWAERKLGLRFNISDDEKFTSVKDETKQHFGLSVWACAMKAVKLHNDLFPQTAA